TGATATTGTTCCGGCGTAATTAACAAACAGCCATCCACTATAATATCTTTCTTATCGTGATCTAAAGCTACTTGCTCAAAATCAGGATGACTAGCCAAAAAAGCCTTAATAACTTCTTGGTTTTCTTCTCTGAAAATAGTGCAAGTACTATAGGTCATTATACCACCTTTACGCAAGGTTTGACAAACACTAGACAGAATCTCTAATTGAACTGCCTGCAAACTAACAAAATCCAGACTATCCTTATTGTATTTAATATCTGGTTTTCGACGGATGAGACCAATCCCTGAACAAGGTGCGTCAACTAAAATTTTATCAAAACTTTCTACTGGAAAGGCCTTTGCAACTTCTCTAGCATCCAATTGTTTGGTTTCAATCTTATCAGCTAGTCCAAGTCTTTTTGCATTTTCTTGAATCAGTGCCAATTTATGATCATATAAATCTAGCGCAGTAATTTTCCCAGACGATAAATAAGAAGCCATGTGTACTGTCTTGCCACCAGGAGCAGCGCAGGCATCTAAAATCAATTCTGGACCTTTAATATCAAGGGTCGGAGCTACTAATTGACTGGTCTCATCTTGAATAGTAATAGCACCATTTTGAAAAGCAAGGCTTGAAGCAAAATGTCCTGATGATTTGGTCAAGCCAACTGGTGATAAGGACGAATAATCTGCCTGGAAATTTTCCTTGAATTCTTCAAGTCGATGAGGTTCTGTCACACGGATACTCGCCTTATTCCGCTCAAAGAGACTGGCAAAGATTTTTTCTGCTCGCTCTTGACCATATTGTTTGATGAGTTTTTTTACTAACCAGACTGGAAGGGAATATTTAATAGAATAACGTTTATTAACACGCTTAATAGTGTCAATATTTGGTAAATCAACTGAGGTTACTTTACGAAGAACAGCATTGATTAATTTCTCAGCTCCTCTATTGTTACCACGATTTTTAGCGATAGCAACCGCATCATTAACGACCGCATGAGCAGGTAACTTATCCAGATAAATCAGCTGATAAGCACTAAGCATGAGCAAGTCATAAACCCAAGGATCCAATTTATCTCTATCTTCGATAAAATGCGCCAAATACCATTCTAGGGTGATTTTACGTGCAACAGTCCCATAGACAATCTCCGTAATCAATCCCTTGTCTCTATCATCATAGTGACGATTATTAAGTAAGCTATTGAGAGCAATATTTGAATAAGCTTCTTCGTGAAAGACTTTCTCTAGGGCAATTAAGGCGCCTCCACGCGCCATTTTTTTCCAATCATTCGCCAAAGCTATCACCAACTTCTAAATCACGTCCAAGACCATTGAGAAAATCTGAAATAGCCATCTGTGGTTTTCCAAAAGGTTGGACACGTTTGAGGGAGAGAGCACCGTTACCTGTTGCCACAACAAGAGTTTTTTTGGTCTTTTCAATAATGTAACCCGGCTGTCCTTGTCCATCAACGCGTTCAACTTCATAAATCTTGAAACGTTTACCATTCCAAAGAGTATGAGCAATAGGCCATGGATTTAAACCACGGATAAGATTGAAAATCTCTTGATTAGATTTGGTCCAATCAATGCGCTCTTCCTCAGATGAAATATTCGGTGAGAAAGTAACCTGAGTCTCATCTTGTGGTTCTGGTTCAATATTACCAGCGATATAGTCTGGCAAGGTCTTCAAGAGCAGATCACGTCCAAGAATGGCTAATTTTTCAAACATGGTTCCCAAATTATCCTCATCAGTGATAGGAATGGCAGCCTTAGCAATCATATCCCCCGCATCCATTTGACGAACCATTTCCATGATGGTAATCCCTGCTTCCTTATCACCATTGATAATAGCGTATTGAATAGGAGCTCCACCACGGTACTTAGGTAACAAAGACCCATGAACGTTAACAGCAAAATCAACCGAGTCTAGAAGTTTTCCTGGTAAAAATTGTCCAAAAGCCGCTGTCACAATACCATCTGCACCAAGAGCCATAATATCTGACATCTCTTGACTGCCAGATAACTTTTCTGGCTGATAAACTGGAAGGTTATGTTCTAAAGCAACTTCTTTTACCGGAGTCATTTTAATTTCTTTTTTACGACCAACAGCACGGTCAGGCTGAGTGACAACAGCTAAAATGTCATATGAACCATCAGCGATGATTCCTTTTAAAACAGTTGCTGCTAAATCAGGGGTTCCCATGAAAATTAATTTTGATTTTGTCATATTGTTTCACTTCTACTTTCTGATAATCCTACTTATTTTACCATAAATCCAATAAAAATGAGATTAGGCAGTAGCCTCTGTTCTTCAATCATCATTAAGAAAATGGGCTATCAAATCTATTTTTTGAATGATCAATTTTTAAGACGACGCATGGTAGGCTAACATTGCTTACAGGACTTCGTAAAAAAACCATACGTCTGTTGTCACCTACATAAACATTTCTAACTTGAAGGACTATTTGAATATCTTTCACATAAACAAGTTCTGTAATCTCTCACATCATATTTTGCGGTTCATTATCAATAGTCACACGAAGTTGCTTATTTTCTGGTTTTTGGGTCCATTCTAAAAGAGCATTTAGTGCTGTTTCTAGTTGTTCCTCAAAGCGATACTTGATGATAATCTGATAATGAAATGTATTATGGGTTCTAGCGATCGGTTTAGGTGTTGGTCCTAAGAACCTGACATTGTCTGACAGATGACCTTTTAAACCTTTGAAAACATCGTAAGCTTTACGAACGGCTTCTTGTTCCTCCTGGTGAGATAAAGTAATACCCACTGTGTAATAGTAGGGTGGATAGCCCATCTTCTGACGAATCTTCATTTCATAGGCATAAAAACCTTCAAAATCTTGTTTCTGAGCAAAACGGATAGCATAATGATCAGGATTATAAGTCTGCACTAAAACTTCGCCTGCTTTATCAGCTCTGCCAGCCCGCCCAGCTACCTGCGTTAAGAGCTGAAAAGTTCGCTCACTTGCCCTAAAATCCGGTAGGTTAAGTGAAGTGTCAGCATTTAATACCCCAACCAAAGTGACATTCGGAAAATCCAAGCCCTTTGCAATCATCTGTGTCCCCAAGAGGATATCAGCTTCATGATTCCCAAAGGCTTTAAGAAGGTTTTCGTGGGCTCCCTTGCGACGAGTCGTGTCCACATCCATTCGTAGGATCCTGGCTTTTGGCAAGAGTTCTTGTAATTCATCAAAGGCCTTCTGAGTCCCTGTACCGTAGTAACGAATGCTCTTACTCTGACAGGACGGGCATTCCCGAGGAATAACCTTTTGAAAATCACAATAATGGCACTTCATAGTTTTGGTATCCATATGAAGAGTCAAAGAAATATCACAATTAGGGCATTCATCTACGTAACCACACTCACGGCACATAACAAAACTAGAATAACCGCGTCGGTTGAGCATAAGAACAACTTGCTCTTGTTTATCTAGCTTTTCTTGGATTTTTTCAATTAATGCAGGTGTAAAATTGCTGGTTTCCTGTTGACCAATATAATCTCTGAAATCAACAACGTCAACCTTAGGAATTCTGGCATTAGGATTAGCTCTCTCAGTAAGTTCTAAAAAGTGATAGACACCTTTACTTGCTCGAGCCCTCGTTTCAATAGCAGGCGTTGCTGAACCTAGCACTAAGGCTGCTCTGTGAGTTTTAGATCTTAATAGCGCCACATCTCTGGCGTGGTAACGAGGATTAGATTCCTGTTTATAGGTAGCTTCATGCTCTTCATCGATAATAATAGCACCGATATGATCAAGTGGTACAAAAATAGCTGACCTTGCTCCAACCACAACCTTGGCTTGCCCGGATTTTATTTTTCGCCATTCATCAAATTTCTCACCATCAGAAAGTCCCGAATGCATGATAGCCACTTGCTCACCAAATCGAGAAATAAAGCGATTGGTCATCTGTGGAGTCAAGGAGATTTCGGGAACAAGAACAATAGCTGTCTTTCCCATTTTTAAAACACGATCAATCACATGCAAATAAACTTCCGTTTTCCCAGAACCTGTAATCCCTTCTAGGAGAAAAGGCTTTGTATCTTCTTGACCGATAGCTTGTGAAATAGCATCAACAGCCTGAGCTTGCTGGTCATTTAAGGCAAGAAAATGACTGCTTTCAACCGACTCAAAATAAGCTGCTGATCGCTGCACTACTTCTTGACGTTCGATGAGAGCACCTTTTTGAATGAAATAATTGACCACATCTCTTGAATATTGTTTATTAAGGTCACTAGCTTTTATAGAAAAAGAATCGTCTTGTGCTAATAACCAAGCTTTAGCTTCCTGACGCTTTTTGGCTCGTTTAGAAATGTCCAAGTCAGCCAAAACCGACTTATCCAAATCTAAGAATTTTTCAGTCTTGACCTTCTTTTTATCACGAGCTAGGTAATCCACTCGTATACGTTTAGCTGCAATGAGACGATTAACCTGTTTTCGTTTGTTTTCTGGAATATCTGAATAAGAAAGACTCTCACATCTTCCAAAAATAGTTTCTTTATCACGATGTGATAATTCCTCACTTGGCTGAAGACGCTTATCATATTGCGAGTTGAGAAGGCTGGGAATCATGCTTTTAAGCAATGTGATTTTATAAGAAAAGACAGCCTTTCGCATAACATCTGCTAACCGTAATTGTTCTGGATTCAAAACAGGTTCCAAATCTAGCAAGTCTGCAATAGATTTTAACTCTTGAGGATCAGCATTGTTTTCTAGCGAAACGACAAAACCTTGCAAAAGTCTATTACCTTTTCCAAAAGGCACATGGACTCTTGAGCCAACTTGTATTAGCTCTTCAAACATTTCTGGCACTGAATAGGTGAACGGTTTATCCGTTTGCATCAAGGGCACATCAACAATAATTTGAGCTTGCATAGGTCTCCTTTTGAACTAAGCGATAGTGAATAATCGGATTGTTAGTATTCCTCTGAAAATTGAAAAAAGCTAAGATTGCAATCAACCTTAGACTTTTTGTCCCTCTTCTTGTTCTTCTTTTGCGATTTGTTCTTTAATTTTGCGTTCTTCCTCTTCTTTAGCAAGACGCTCCACTTCTGCTTTTCGACGAACAGATTCACGTTTTGCGACTGGATCTGGATGGATGGTTACATAGCCAGCTTCAATCTCTTCCAAAGCACGAAGTGTTGATTTTTCAGATTTGAATTCTTTAGTTGCTTTGGCACCAGCTTCTAATTCATGGGCACGTTTAGCTTGTAAAATAACCAAAGAGTATTTTGAAGGCACTTTATCCAATAATTTATCAATCGAAGGTTTTAACATCATAAGCGTTTTATCTCTTTTCTAAATCCTATTTACTTGCACTTGTTTTCGCAATCATCTTATCATAGCGACCAATGACACGTTCTACACGGAAATGTTCTGCTTCTATGATACGCTTAACCCGTTCCGCAGCGAGTGGCACTTCATCGTTAACAACGGCATAATCATACTCTCGCATCAAGGCAATCTCTTCGCGAGCACGATCAATACGGCGAGCAATGACTTCTTGACTATCTGTTCCACGACCAACTAAACGACCTTCCAATTCTTCCAAATCTGGAGGTGTTAAGAAAATAAAGACGCCATCTGGCACTTTTTGTTTGACTTGAATAGCTCCTTGAACTTCAATTTCAAGAAAAACATCAATTCCCTTATCTAAAGTTTCATTAACATAGGTTAGTGGTGTCCCGTAATAGTTACCAACATACTCCGCATACTCTAACATTTGCCCTTGACGAATAAGTTCTTCAAACTCTTCACGGGTTCTAAAGAAATAATCAACACCATCAACTTCGCCGGGTCTTTGAGGACGTGTCGTCATTGACACTGAGTATTCAAATTTGTGATCTGGTGTCGAAAAAATCTCTTGTCTAACTGTTCCTTTTCCAACACCTGATGGTCCTGAAAAGACAATTAACAAACCACGTTCAGACATCATGTTCTCCTTAGAAGTATTTTCTATCTATTATACCAAATAGGTAAGATATTTCAAGTTAATTGAACAGCTTTTCCAATTGGTCAGCCATACGAAAAAGAGAGGTTTTCCCTCTCTTTTATACTATTTGGCGTAATCAATAGCACGGAACTCACGGATAACCGTAACCTTGATATTACCTGGATAATCCAAATTATTTTCAATTTTTTCTCTTACTTTATGCGACAAAATCGTCACCTGATCATCGCTTAGCTTCTTAGGATGAACCATAATACGAATTTCACGACCAGCTTGAAGAGCGAAACTATTTTGAACACCATCAAAGCTTGAAGCAATCTCTTCTAAGTCACGTAAACGTTTGATGTAGTTCTCCATTGACTCATTACGAGCACCTGGTCGAGCTGAACTAAGGGCATCTGCCGCAGCAACTAGGACTGCAATCACACTATCTGGCTCTACATCACCGTGATGGCTGGCAATAGTATTGACAACAACTGGGTTTTCTTTATATTTACGAGCAAACTCAGTTCCAATCTCAACGTGACTACCTTCTACTTCTCGGTCAATAGCCTTACCCATATCATGCAAGAAGCCTGCACGACGAGCAAGTGAAACATTTTCACCCAATTCACCTGCCATGATACCAGCTAGCTTACCAACTTCAACAGAGTGGCGAAGGACATTTTGTCCAAAGGATGTTCTAAACTGCAATCGTCCCATAATCTTGATAAGATCTGGATGAAGATTAGGAGCGCCAATTTCATAGGCAGCCTCTTCACCATATTCACGGATACGATTATCTAATTCTTGACGATTCTTTTCAACCAGCTCTTCGATACGAGCAGGATGAATACGACCATCTGAAATCAAAGCTTCCAAAGTCATGCGAGCAATTTCACGACGGATTGGATCAAAGCCAGAGAGAACAACCACTTCAGGTGTGTCATCAATAATGATATCAATCCCTGTTAGACTTTCGAGTGTGCGGATATTACGTCCTTCACGCCCAATAATGCGTCCCTTCATACTATCATCTGGCAAGTGAACTGTTGTAATGGTTTGTTCAGTAACGTACTCACCAGCCATACGCTGCATCGCTTGCGACAACAAGTCTTTTGCCATTTTATCAGACTTATCTTTGATTTCTTGTTCCGATTCGCGAATCTTAGTTGCAATTTCTTGCGTTAACTTAGATTCTGTTTCCATCAAAATGACTTCACGTGCTTCAGCGATAGTCATATGTCCTACACGCTCCAACTCTTCACGTTTCTCATCTTCTAATTTACTGATTTGATTTTCACGTTCATCGATATGTTTAGATTTATCAAAAAGGCTTTGCTCTTTAGATTCGAGTGTTTTTTCTTTTGTAGCTAAATTCTCATCCTTGCGGTCAAGTGAATAAGCTCGTTCTGTTAAACGATTTTCTCTTTCTTTCAGCTCTTGTTTATCAGCTTTAAATTCCTGATCAACTTCTTCTCGATATTTTCTAGCTTCTTCTTTTGCTTCTAGGAGAAGTTCTTTTTGATGAGCAATGCTTTCTCTTTCAGCTGCTTGACGAATGGCTTGAGCTTCCATTTCTGCTTTCCCTCGCAAATTAACAGCATCCTGTTCAGCATTCAATAATGTCAATTCCGCTGCTTCTGTTGAAGACTTCATCTTCATCGTCATGATAGCGTAACCAACAGCTAAACCAATGAGGGCAAAAATCAATGTTATAATAACTTGCAACATCTTATTTACCTCAAAATTCTAAGGTTTCAATCTAGTCAAAACCACTTTTAAGTCTATCATATTTTAAGACTTTATACAATGAAAAATTAGAAGGATTTAACCATCTTATTGCCATAATCATTGCTTTAAGATGAGTAAACTGTTTAAGACTAGCAAGATTTCTGAACTAAGAAAAGTAAGAGAAGATTAATAGCCTTCATCGCAAAAATCTCTCAGTAAGCATTCGCACAGCTCGATGATAAGTCTTTACCCTTATTCTCAGATTTACAGAAGGAATAGCCGCTATTTTTGTCATAAGTGATCTTCAGATAACTTATGAAACCACACTAAAATCTTGTGCTAACGCAAACTAGAATGCTTCATTAACGGCTCTCTCTTAGTATTTATGGTATGATAATCTTAGAAAAAAATGGAGGCGCTTATGTCAAAAGAAGTTATTGTTGAAAGTTTTGAATTAGATCATACTATCGTTAAGGCACCTTACGTACGTCTTATCTCTGAAGAATCCGGTCCTATTGGGGATATCATTACTAACTTTGATATTCGACTTGTTCAACCGAATGAAGATTCCATTCCAACTGCTGGCTTACATACTATTGAACATCTACTAGCCAAGCTTATCCGTGAGCGTATTGATGGACTCATCGACTGTTCTCCTTTTGGATGTCGTACTGGATTCCACATGATTATGTGGGGAAAACAAGACGCAACAGAAATTGCTAGTGTCATCAAATCTTCCCTTCAAGAAATTGCGAATGTCACCTCATGGGAAGATGTGCCAGGCACAACTATTGAATCATGTGGAAATTATAAGGATCATAGTTTATTTTCTGCCAAAGAATGGGCAAAACTAATTCTAGAAAAAGGAATTTCAGATGATCCCTTCACACGTCATATCGTCTAAAACAAAAAAGAGGAAAAATCCTCTTTTTTTAATAATCTAAAGCATCAGCGTTACCAGGCTTATTACCAACAAAGTAACCAGTTTTAGCATTGATTGAGAACAAATAAGTTCCATCAGGTTTAAACATATTGTAGTAACCATTGCCATTAATAATATTAACACGCTCAAGGATATAGTTATTCCCTGAAATATTTCCACGCGCCTGAGCTTTTCCAACAACCGTTTCTAAAATACCAGGAGCAAAGTTCCATGCAGCATTTCCAGAATCTGCGATAGCTGTGTTATTATAAGGAACACGACTAAGATGTCTCTGAAGACTACTACTATCATAATTCGAGATTCCATAAGAAGATGTCGTTGGTGCAGTCGGAGCTGGGGCTACTGACTGACTAGCCGGAGCTGGGTTAGCATTTTGACTTTCCGTTTGAGAAGCAGCCGCAGCTTCTTCAGCTGCTTTTGAAGCACTTTCACTAGCTGCAATACTTGATTGGCGACTAGCTTCTGCTTCTGAAGAACTGCTGTCTTTAATACCTTTCAATTCATCTCGACCTTTTTTAACTGCTTTTTGTAAGAGATTATCTAACGTAGCATTTCCTGTGTTTAACGTTTCAACTGATAAGTCATCAAAGTTAGCATCTGCCTTAGGTTTCGCCGAATCGACTAATTCTCCATCAACAATAACATCTTTGTCAAACTTCGCATTGACAGCCTGAATACCATCAATTTGCTCTTTTAAGTTATCATATTTTTCCTTGGCAGCGTCATAGAATTTTGTACCTTCTAATTTTTTAAGGGCTGCTTCTAACTCAGGAAGTTTTCCAAATTCACTATTTTTAAGTTTAAGCGCCTTGTCATCAATGAAGAAACCATCATACATCTTGCTAAAGGCTTCATTATCTTTAATAGCCTGTGCTGATGCATTTTTCCCAGATGAATCCAAAGGTTTATGGTTGCTGCTTGATGCCTTTGAAGAACTTGGACTTGTCTCTTTTTTATTGAAGTGATTCACAGCAAAGACCGTTCCAAAAATGGCTAAAAGGAGTGCTAATAAACCTAAGAAGATAGGTAATTTCCTCTTATAGAACGGCTTATCATCCAAATCACTCGAATTTCTCAAAATAGAATCATCTTCAGCTTCCTCCGACAAAGTAATCCCCTCTTGTTCGTCAGTCTTAGCATTATTTGAATTTTGCGCCACAACGGTTGCTGCTGTAGTATCTGTACTAGTAGTTACATCCGTTATAGCAGCTTCTGATGCCACCGCTCCATTTTCAACTTCTTCTCGTTGCTTTTTGATAAAGTCATCCAAAGTGGCCGTATCCAACTCTTCCAAATTAACTTCTCTAGTTTCAAATTTTTGAGAAGCTACTTCTTCACGATGTTGCTTAATGTATTTATCTAAGATGCTGTCTTCGTCTGTTACACCAGCTTTAATCTCAGCATCTTTTCTGACAGCCTCACCAATGGTTAAATCTTTTGCTTTGTCAAAGTCTAAGTTGTCATTTTCTTTACTCATACAAGTCCTCTCTAATTAGCCTCTTGACGTTTAACACGTTGGCCAAAATATTGATACAAATCAACTTTCAAAGTACCATTATATAATTTTCGTTTTTTATCAGCCTGACTACCGTATTTGGTTTCAAAAGCTTCATCACTGGTCAAAATAAATTTGCTCCATGTCTTTAGTGGTGCAAAGGTTTGACCCATTTCATTATACAAGATGTCGATAGCTTTGTCATCAAGGAGTCGCTCACCATAAGGTGGATTAGAAATGATAACACCGTTGATTTTATCGGTTTTTAGGTCTTGAAGACGCATTTGTTTCAATTTGATAACATCTGCAAGTCCAACCTCTTCTGCATTCTTTTTAGCGATTTCAACCATTCGGCCATCAATATCAAAACCTGAAATGTCCAGTTCAATATCATAATTAGCTTCTGATTCTGCCTCATCTCTCATCTCTTGGACCAAATCCTTAGATACCCAGGACCAGCTTTCAAAAGCAAATGTTCTATTAAAGCCTGGCGCGATATTCATACCAATCATCGCAGCTTCTATGCAAAATGTTCCTGATCCACAGGTCGGGTCTATCAAAGGCTTATCTGGGTACCAATTACTGAGCATAAGGATAGCTGCTGCCATATTTTCTTTAATCGGAGCACCACCTTTTTCAACACGATAACCACGTTTGAAAAGGCTAGAACCTGTCGTATCAATCATAATCGTTGCCACGTCTTTCAAGATCGAAACTTCAATTTTATATTCAGGTCCATTTTCCATCAAAGGAACACCTTCTGGGCGATGGTAAATCTTTTGCAGTTTTTTAACAACTGCTTTTTTAGTAATCGCTTGAACACTTGGTTCATTATGCAACTTTGATTTAACACACTTTGCCTTCGAAATGGGGAAGGTCGATCCTAAAGGCAAATAATTATCCCAATCTAGAGAAAAGACACCTTGGAATAACTCTTCAAAGGTTTTAGCTGGAAATTTTCCAACAACAATTTTGATACGGTCAGCCGCACGGAGCCATAAATTTGTCTTGATAATAGTTTTAACGTCACCTTGAAAACGGACTTTACCATTTTCAACTTGGCACTCAATCCCCAAGTCTCTGATTTCACGTCCTACGACCGCTTCAAGTCCAGCTGCTGCTGTGGCGATTAATTCAAATCTTTCTTTCATTAGTACTTCTTTCACTTTTTACTGTTAAATAAAAGCTAGCCTAAGCTAGCTAAACCTATTATGTAATTTTCTATAAGCCATGTTTTGTTCAGAAGTTGACTAGGAACCAACTTCCTCGATAATCATCTGTCTACTGCTGTTGCAGTCAAGATAGTTCTGTTCGTCTTCCAGCTATCTCATGCCCCGACCAAAGTTTGGGTTGCTAGCTTGAGGGGTTTACCGCGTTCCACTTTCTAGGTTTCCCTAGAAACTTCGTCACTGTGGCACTTTCAAGGTTACTTTGGCATATCAAGGACTTAGCCATTTTACCTGCCGTAACGTATCATCATACGTCCCTAGGCTTATTTTTTCGCCTAGCACAAACACTACCGGCATCACAGCCAGTGCTAGCATGGACTTTCCTCATAGTATCAAAATACTACGCGATTATCCGAAAATCACACAGGAATATATTATTCCGTAATTTGTTTACCAAAAACTTCTTTTTCCAAACGACTAATACGCTTCAAAATATCAAAGTTAGTCACAGGACTTTCTGATAACTGTTGAATACTATCTGAAGTTCTCTGACCAAAGTTGACACCAGCTCTACTTGCTTGTGGCTGAGCTGTAACTTTTTTCAGACGTGCCTTCAATTGTTCGTTTTCTGCTTGAAGATCTTCGATCATGCTCGCATAGGCTTCATAGTCTTTAATAACATCATCTAAAAACTCATCAACTTCTCGCTGATCATAGCCTCGCATTACTTTTTTAAATTCTTTTTCAAAGATTTTTTTAGGGGTATTGATAATACTGGTCATTCTCTTGTCTCCAACACTCGTCATTCTATTGATACGATAATCATTTAATCATAAAATATCATACAGAAAATAGAATTAAAAAGCAAGCATTTCCCTCTATCATCAAGCTATTTGTTACTCATTTTCCATAGCAATGTCATTTAAGTCATCAAACCGTAATTG
The sequence above is drawn from the Streptococcus pluranimalium genome and encodes:
- the rsmB gene encoding 16S rRNA (cytosine(967)-C(5))-methyltransferase RsmB, encoding MANDWKKMARGGALIALEKVFHEEAYSNIALNSLLNNRHYDDRDKGLITEIVYGTVARKITLEWYLAHFIEDRDKLDPWVYDLLMLSAYQLIYLDKLPAHAVVNDAVAIAKNRGNNRGAEKLINAVLRKVTSVDLPNIDTIKRVNKRYSIKYSLPVWLVKKLIKQYGQERAEKIFASLFERNKASIRVTEPHRLEEFKENFQADYSSLSPVGLTKSSGHFASSLAFQNGAITIQDETSQLVAPTLDIKGPELILDACAAPGGKTVHMASYLSSGKITALDLYDHKLALIQENAKRLGLADKIETKQLDAREVAKAFPVESFDKILVDAPCSGIGLIRRKPDIKYNKDSLDFVSLQAVQLEILSSVCQTLRKGGIMTYSTCTIFREENQEVIKAFLASHPDFEQVALDHDKKDIIVDGCLLITPEQYHTDGFFIAKLRKKA
- the fmt gene encoding methionyl-tRNA formyltransferase, which codes for MTKSKLIFMGTPDLAATVLKGIIADGSYDILAVVTQPDRAVGRKKEIKMTPVKEVALEHNLPVYQPEKLSGSQEMSDIMALGADGIVTAAFGQFLPGKLLDSVDFAVNVHGSLLPKYRGGAPIQYAIINGDKEAGITIMEMVRQMDAGDMIAKAAIPITDEDNLGTMFEKLAILGRDLLLKTLPDYIAGNIEPEPQDETQVTFSPNISSEEERIDWTKSNQEIFNLIRGLNPWPIAHTLWNGKRFKIYEVERVDGQGQPGYIIEKTKKTLVVATGNGALSLKRVQPFGKPQMAISDFLNGLGRDLEVGDSFGE
- a CDS encoding primosomal protein N'; this encodes MQAQIIVDVPLMQTDKPFTYSVPEMFEELIQVGSRVHVPFGKGNRLLQGFVVSLENNADPQELKSIADLLDLEPVLNPEQLRLADVMRKAVFSYKITLLKSMIPSLLNSQYDKRLQPSEELSHRDKETIFGRCESLSYSDIPENKRKQVNRLIAAKRIRVDYLARDKKKVKTEKFLDLDKSVLADLDISKRAKKRQEAKAWLLAQDDSFSIKASDLNKQYSRDVVNYFIQKGALIERQEVVQRSAAYFESVESSHFLALNDQQAQAVDAISQAIGQEDTKPFLLEGITGSGKTEVYLHVIDRVLKMGKTAIVLVPEISLTPQMTNRFISRFGEQVAIMHSGLSDGEKFDEWRKIKSGQAKVVVGARSAIFVPLDHIGAIIIDEEHEATYKQESNPRYHARDVALLRSKTHRAALVLGSATPAIETRARASKGVYHFLELTERANPNARIPKVDVVDFRDYIGQQETSNFTPALIEKIQEKLDKQEQVVLMLNRRGYSSFVMCRECGYVDECPNCDISLTLHMDTKTMKCHYCDFQKVIPRECPSCQSKSIRYYGTGTQKAFDELQELLPKARILRMDVDTTRRKGAHENLLKAFGNHEADILLGTQMIAKGLDFPNVTLVGVLNADTSLNLPDFRASERTFQLLTQVAGRAGRADKAGEVLVQTYNPDHYAIRFAQKQDFEGFYAYEMKIRQKMGYPPYYYTVGITLSHQEEQEAVRKAYDVFKGLKGHLSDNVRFLGPTPKPIARTHNTFHYQIIIKYRFEEQLETALNALLEWTQKPENKQLRVTIDNEPQNMM
- the rpoZ gene encoding DNA-directed RNA polymerase subunit omega; amino-acid sequence: MMLKPSIDKLLDKVPSKYSLVILQAKRAHELEAGAKATKEFKSEKSTLRALEEIEAGYVTIHPDPVAKRESVRRKAEVERLAKEEEERKIKEQIAKEEQEEGQKV
- the gmk gene encoding guanylate kinase; the encoded protein is MSERGLLIVFSGPSGVGKGTVRQEIFSTPDHKFEYSVSMTTRPQRPGEVDGVDYFFRTREEFEELIRQGQMLEYAEYVGNYYGTPLTYVNETLDKGIDVFLEIEVQGAIQVKQKVPDGVFIFLTPPDLEELEGRLVGRGTDSQEVIARRIDRAREEIALMREYDYAVVNDEVPLAAERVKRIIEAEHFRVERVIGRYDKMIAKTSASK
- a CDS encoding ribonuclease Y; the encoded protein is MLQVIITLIFALIGLAVGYAIMTMKMKSSTEAAELTLLNAEQDAVNLRGKAEMEAQAIRQAAERESIAHQKELLLEAKEEARKYREEVDQEFKADKQELKERENRLTERAYSLDRKDENLATKEKTLESKEQSLFDKSKHIDERENQISKLEDEKREELERVGHMTIAEAREVILMETESKLTQEIATKIRESEQEIKDKSDKMAKDLLSQAMQRMAGEYVTEQTITTVHLPDDSMKGRIIGREGRNIRTLESLTGIDIIIDDTPEVVVLSGFDPIRREIARMTLEALISDGRIHPARIEELVEKNRQELDNRIREYGEEAAYEIGAPNLHPDLIKIMGRLQFRTSFGQNVLRHSVEVGKLAGIMAGELGENVSLARRAGFLHDMGKAIDREVEGSHVEIGTEFARKYKENPVVVNTIASHHGDVEPDSVIAVLVAAADALSSARPGARNESMENYIKRLRDLEEIASSFDGVQNSFALQAGREIRIMVHPKKLSDDQVTILSHKVREKIENNLDYPGNIKVTVIREFRAIDYAK
- a CDS encoding S-ribosylhomocysteine lyase — translated: MSKEVIVESFELDHTIVKAPYVRLISEESGPIGDIITNFDIRLVQPNEDSIPTAGLHTIEHLLAKLIRERIDGLIDCSPFGCRTGFHMIMWGKQDATEIASVIKSSLQEIANVTSWEDVPGTTIESCGNYKDHSLFSAKEWAKLILEKGISDDPFTRHIV
- a CDS encoding cell division site-positioning protein MapZ family protein — its product is MSKENDNLDFDKAKDLTIGEAVRKDAEIKAGVTDEDSILDKYIKQHREEVASQKFETREVNLEELDTATLDDFIKKQREEVENGAVASEAAITDVTTSTDTTAATVVAQNSNNAKTDEQEGITLSEEAEDDSILRNSSDLDDKPFYKRKLPIFLGLLALLLAIFGTVFAVNHFNKKETSPSSSKASSSNHKPLDSSGKNASAQAIKDNEAFSKMYDGFFIDDKALKLKNSEFGKLPELEAALKKLEGTKFYDAAKEKYDNLKEQIDGIQAVNAKFDKDVIVDGELVDSAKPKADANFDDLSVETLNTGNATLDNLLQKAVKKGRDELKGIKDSSSSEAEASRQSSIAASESASKAAEEAAAASQTESQNANPAPASQSVAPAPTAPTTSSYGISNYDSSSLQRHLSRVPYNNTAIADSGNAAWNFAPGILETVVGKAQARGNISGNNYILERVNIINGNGYYNMFKPDGTYLFSINAKTGYFVGNKPGNADALDY